The Humulus lupulus chromosome 3, drHumLupu1.1, whole genome shotgun sequence genome window below encodes:
- the LOC133823674 gene encoding uncharacterized protein LOC133823674, producing MEELGANTCHENVRITITYKLPRHPYCLLVAVVVAAATTSTRDIGEYIITVFLYSLRSTPSTKSKGKDFMESRVVKVKYRNSVRRFTVAPNGTNFSDLRGLREKILHLFNISSEDQDFSLTYIDEDSDEISLIDDEDLYEAFRLNLKPLRIFVTGKTIDFVLPSTSSTSFSFSSASSSRSEETLESSGRLNSSSELIDVLVKVSGLITDSLIQKFQERNKTNDNIAFDSKVEKDTELLLDLNLSCDDLDQGELDEAFSSEENPSSMMVEENDKNLRKIQDFMEGVKKMAVASYYYPRFDSLRFVDHAKWNNEFVESSLKKFKNCHFFEDPLVHQTMGKLLFNEVRTKKTMDRAYEEDDEGENKEENDDEGDEEEEDEYGEEDYKDDEDDEYDDEKEEDEHDDEDGEDEYDDEEEDDDGDFSTDVEDESLPVSDIVAAEDDDESLPEIVAPEDDDDLLGSDNTKVEEEAILDKVAEMGFSLNSLTEEILKVHNYNLEHSMEYLCDDFEWDLMLEDLLEMERDM from the exons ATGGAAGAGCTTGGAGCAAATACATGTCATGAAAATGTGAGAATAACCATTACGTACAAG CTGCCTCGTCATCCATATTGTCTTCTTGTTGCAGTTGTGGTGGCTGCGGCGACAACATCAACTAGggatattggggag TATATCATCACTGTTTTTCTGTATTCTCTTCGAAGTACTCCATCAACAAAATCAAAAGGGAAGGATTTCATGGAATCTAGAGTGGTCAAG GTTAAATATCGCAACAGTGTTCGACGTTTTACTGTTGCTCCAAATGGAACCAATTTTTCTGACTTGCGTGGACTCAGAGAGAAAATTCTTCATCTCTTTAACATTTCTTCCGAAGATCAAGACTTTTCCTTAACGTACATTGATGAAGACTCTGACGAAATCTCTCTTATTGACGATGAAGATCTTTACGAGGCTTTCAGGTTAAATCTGAAACCTTTGAGAATCTTTGTAACCGGTAAAACCATAGACTTTGTTTTACCAAGTACCAGTTctacttctttttctttttcttctgcttcttcttcgAGGTCTGAGGAAACCTTGGAAAGCTCTGGACGTTTAAATTCTTCATCGGAACTAATCGATGTACTAGTCAAGGTCTCAGGTCTTATCACCGATAGTTTGATCCAAAAGTTTCAAGAACGTAACAAAACTAATGACAACATAGCTTTTGATAGTAAGGTTGAGAAAGACACTGAATTATTGTTAGATTTGAATTTGTCTTGTGATGATCTTGATCAAGGTGAGCTTGACGAAGCATTTTCCAGTGAAGAAAATCCCTCCTCAAT GATGGTCGaagaaaatgataaaaatctcagaaaaataCAAGATTTCATGGAGGGAGTGAAGAAGATGGCT GTTGCTTCTTATTATTATCCACGATTTGACTCGTTGAGATTTGTTGATCATGCAAAGTGGAATAATGAGTTTGTGGAGTCGAGTCTGAAGAAGTTTAAGAATTGTCACTTTTTTGAAGATCCATTAGTACACCAGACCATGGGGAAATTATTGTTCAATGAAGTCAGGACTAAGAAGACTATGGATCGTGCttatgaagaagatgatgaagggGAAAATAAGGAAGAAAATGATGATGAAGGAGATGAAG aagaagaagatgaatatGGTGAAGAAGATTAtaaagatgatgaagatgatgaatATGATgatgaaaaagaagaagatgaacatgATGATGAAGATGGAGAAGATGAatatgatgatgaagaagaagatgatgatggaGATTTCAGTACTGATGTTGAAGATGAATCTCTACCTGTATCAGATATTGTGGCAGCTGAAGATGATGATGAATCTCTACCAGAGATTGTTGCACCtgaagatgatgatgatttgTTAGGTAGTGATAATACAAAAGTTGAAGAGGAAGCCATTCTGGATAAAGTTGCTGAAATGGGATTTAGTTTGAACAGCTTAACTGAGGAGATTTTGAAAGTGCATAACTATAACTTAGAGCATTCTATGGAGTATCTGTGTGATGATTTTGAGTGGGATTTAATGCTTGAAGACCTGCTTGAAATGGAAAG GGATATGTGA
- the LOC133822183 gene encoding protein DMR6-LIKE OXYGENASE 2-like, with translation MESFQMAKDNTPLSLSQNFILPEEKRPQLSKVSTLDSIPIIDFSVINKDGASHEVLLDKITEACEEYGFFHIINHGVPQDLCKRMLTAVSDLFKLPPQERSKLFSTDHTKEARIMNYFLKFQNQDKVTMWSENFSHPWDPNGDFFTLLPENPPLYRELFVEYAKEINKLMEIIFGLISQSLGLERNCLQSKLGEKPMLKALANFYPPCPDPELTLGLAVHSDFYALTVLMQSEEVNGLQVIKDGNWVDVKPVPDSFVVNIGDQLQVLSNGRYESVIHRAVNNKMVPRISLAMFYGPNENTWIGPVEELVDEEHPPLYRRYEFSEYMEEVKKQVGTRRRAKEIFEIRREQQA, from the exons ATGGAGTCATTTCAAATGGCCAAAGACAACACTCCTCTTTCCCTTTCACAAAATTTCATTCTTCCGGAAGAAAAGAGGCCACAACTCTCAAAAGTGTCAACTTTGGACTCAATTCCCATAATTGATTTTAGTGTTATCAACAAAGATGGTGCTTCCCATGAGGTTCTACTTGATAAGATAACAGAAGCTTGTGAAGAGTATGGCTTCTTCCACATCATAAACCATGGAGTCCCTCAAGACTTGTGCAAAAGAATGTTGACAGCCGTTTCTGATTTATTCAAATTGCCTCCTCAAGAAAGGTCCAAGCTCTTCTCTACAGATCATACCAAAGAAGCCAGAATTATGAACTACttccttaaatttcaaaaccaAGACAAGGTCACAATGTGGAGCGAAAACTTTAGCCATCCTTGGGATCCTAATGGAGATTTTTTCACTTTGTTACCAGAAAATCCCCCTCTATATCG AGAACTTTTTGTTGAATATGCAAAGGAGATTAATAAGTTGATGGAGATCATTTTCGGGCTAATATCTCAAAGTCTTGGCCTGGAGAGGAATTGTTTACAAAGCAAGTTAGGTGAGAAGCCAATGTTGAAAGCACTAGCCAACTTCTACCCGCCATGTCCAGACCCTGAGCTCACACTTGGACTGGCTGTTCATTCTGATTTTTATGCCCTCACAGTGTTGATGCAATCAGAGGAAGTGAATGGTCTCCAAGTGATCAAAGATGGGAATTGGGTTGATGTTAAACCAGTCCCAGATTCATTTGTTGTCAATATTGGTGATCAACTTCAG GTCCTAAGTAATGGAAGATACGAGAGTGTTATCCATAGAGCCGTGAACAACAAAATGGTACCTCGAATATCACTAGCTATGTTCTATGGACCAAACGAGAACACTTGGATTGGTCCAGTTGAAGAGTTGGTTGACGAAGAACACCCTCCTCTCTACCGAAGATATGAGTTTTCAGAGTATATGGAAGAAGTCAAAAAGCAAGTAGGAACAAGGCGAAGGGCGAAGGAAATTTTCGAGATTCGGCGTGAACAACAAGCATGA
- the LOC133823675 gene encoding protein DOWNY MILDEW RESISTANCE 6-like, with amino-acid sequence MESFQMAKDSAPLSLSQNFILPEDNRPQLSKVSTFASIPIIDLSIDHSNQDGPSQILLDKITQACEEYGFFQIINHGVPQDLCKRMLTAISDLFKLPPQERSKLFSTDHTKEARIMNYFLKFQNQEVTMWSENFNHVWDPNGDFVTLLPENPPNYREVLVQYAKEINKLMEIIFGLISQSLGLEKNSLQSKLGVKPILKAQANFYPPCPDPELTLGLAVHTDYYALTVLMQSEEVSGLQVIKDEKWVDVKPVPDSFVINLGDQLQVLTNGRYKSVHHRAVTNKMLPRISLAMFYGPNQNTWISPIEELVDEEHPPLYRRYEFAEFIEEFLRQEGTRRMVKEAFEFRHEKKA; translated from the exons ATGGAGTCATTTCAAATGGCCAAAGACAGTGCTCCTCTTTCCCTTTCACAAAATTTCATTCTTCCGGAGGATAATAGGCCACAACTCTCAAAAGTGTCAACTTTTGCCTCAATTCCCATCATTGACTTGAGTATTGATCATAGCAACCAAGATGGTCCTTCCCAGATTCTACTTgataagataacacaagcatgTGAAGAGTATGGCTTCTTCCAAATCATAAACCATGGAGTCCCTCAAGACTTGTGCAAAAGAATGTTGACTGCCATTTCTGATTTATTCAAACTGCCTCCTCAAGAAAGATCCAAGCTCTTCTCTACAGATCATACCAAAGAAGCCAGAATTATGAACTACttccttaaatttcaaaaccaAGAGGTCACAATGTGGAGCGAAAACTTTAATCATGTTTGGGATCCTAATGGAGATTTTGTCACTTTGTTACCAGAAAATCCTCCTAATTATCG aGAGGTTTTAGTTCAATATGCAAAGGAGATTAACAAGTTGATGGAGATAATTTTCGGCCTAATATCTCAAAGTCTTGGGTTGGAGAAGAATAGCTTACAAAGCAAGTTAGGTGTGAAGCCAATATTGAAAGCACAAGCCAACTTCTACCCGCCATGTCCAGACCCTGAGCTCACACTTGGGCTGGCTGTTCATACTGATTATTATGCTCTCACAGTGTTGATGCAATCAGAGGAAGTAAGTGGTCTCCAAGTGATCAAAGATGAGAAATGGGTTGATGTCAAACCAGTCCCAGATTCATTTGTTATTAATCTAGGTGATCAACTTCAG GTACTAACCAATGGAAGATACAAGAGTGTGCACCATAGAGCTGTGACCAACAAAATGTTACCTCGAATATCACTAGCTATGTTCTATGGACCAAACCAGAACACATGGATTAGTCCAATTGAAGAGTTGGTTGATGAAGAACACCCTCCTCTCTATCGAAGGTATGAGTTTGCAGAGTTCATAGAAGAATTCCTAAGGCAAGAAGGAACGAGGCGAATGGTGAAGGAAGCTTTCGAGTTTCGACATGAAAAAAAAGCATGA